The genomic DNA actttatttggaTAGCACTTTTCttacaaaaaaaatgcaactcaaagtgcttcacacattAAAATGGCTCCGTTGATCCCATTTTCCCAACCCAGCCCCCcttcccaagtataaaacaattgacaatcacacttcccctcccgcaaccaatttccaagTTGAACatacactcacccacacacttgcacactcgcacacacacacacacacacacacacacacacacacacacacacacacacacacacacacacacacacacacacacacacacacacacacacacacacacacacgcacacactcatacacttgcacacacacacacacacacacactcacacactcatacacttgcacacacacgcacgtgaacACCaaagtaaacaataggctgagttcagatgggtcatcagtggagccatctgcctcgacagcaacagatccacggcagcagccgagacaccggcccatgacgcccagggagggagggcggagaccccccacCACTgtccgggcactacccgaggagcgccctggccgccgccgccgaccaccggccccaaggcagagggctccgcagtggaaacactggaggattaaaatatataataTGTAAAATAAcaaagctaatatggatagaaagtaactgaCTAAAagggattataaagatagtaaaagaaagcaaaatcatataaaaacactaagatgtcaataaaattaagtaaaagagatacataggtatatatatatatatatatatatatatatatatatatatatatatatatatatatataaacaaatacGACAAGCGATACAggtaaacagactagataaatagtaatctgttaaaagctaagctaaaaaggtgggccttgagcctattcttaaaagcctggacattcccttcggccctgaggtcctccggcagcccgttccaaaggcgagggcggCAATACATAAAGGACGCCTCACCGTGGGTGTGTGTCTtcactttagggataactaggagacggctgctagaggagcgcagagaccacgagggtttatatagttaaagcagttctgaaagatacgaAGGCtcgagaccattaagacacttaaaaaccattaaaagaaccttaaaatcgatcctgaaacatacggggagccagtgcagtgattctaaaaccggagtgatgtgctccctcttcctggtcttcatcagaatTTATGAATCTCTGCATCAATTTATGTGATATTTCCATCCCTGCCCCAACGTTAAACAAATCCTGAAACAGAAATACGCATAAAAAGATTCCACAAATCTTTTTGTGACCTCTAACTCAGCTCAGCATATATTCTACCCCTCTGAGAGATTACAGATAATCCAATTGACTAGCAAAGTCCATCTTTCCTGGAATTTACAGTGTAGTGCATGTATCATGCCAGGCAATGGTGGATCCATGTGGCACATTGTGTCAAGTTGTCGTGGAAATATCTAAATATCAATGACCAGCATTAGCCttggttagcattagcaactccaccacatggcagaactcctccaggcttgtgttatttgtggagataaaacatcaaagttgcaagtCAGTgacagagtcgtgttgctgttgtctAATCTGGGGTGATatgtccaattatcaggaaataGGAGTCCAAAacttgtcgtctgaagctactttctcctgacTTGTTCTTACTGATTAAGGTGCATctgagcagccccccccccccccccccccgaatacgatttacaaggctttcattcctactagagaccacagcaaatgattGTTCATCACCTTTAAATATACAAAGCAGCAGAAGTTTAAAAGTTTTGTCAGAACCATAAAGAAAATGATAAATGTGCTGCAATTTGtttgaattttttttctttctttttttttttaggacaACCAGTTAGAGTTTCTAGAAGATGACCTGTTCATTGACCTGGTGAACCTCAGTCATCTCTTCCTGCATGGAAACCGACTGTGGAGCCTTCGCCAGAACACTTTCCGAGGCCTGGGGGTCTTGGATCGACTCCTTCTCCATCAGAACGTAATCCAGTGGGTTGATCGCCAGGCTTTCCATGACCTGACACGTCTCACCACCCTCTACCTGTTTAATAACTCCCTCACTGAGCTGTCTGGGTCCACCCTGAGTCTGCTGCCGGCCCTGGAATACCTGCGTCTCAACAGCAACCCCTGGGAGTGCGACTGCAAGGCCCTTTCGCTTTGGGACTGGCTACGGAGGTTCAGAGGCTCCACTTCCTCTCTAGTCTGTGTTTCACCACCAGAGCTGTCAGGCAGGGACATGAAAACGCTGAAGAAGGAGGAGCTACCCAGTTGCTTGTCCAGCAAGGGTCACGGACATGGCACCTCAGGTGGAGAGATGGAACACGGGGAGTCTTTAAACCACCTAAATCGCCACAGGAACCACCACAACCATCATCAGAGGCCATATCTCCCACACGGAGACCAATACAGTTTACCCTcaccctcacccctgccacggccACCCAAGGGAAGCCGCAAAAACTGCACCCGTCGGGGTCGCAAGGCAAAAGGGGGGCTCAATGAGGTGCAGGTTCTCCTGGAAGGGAGTGACAAAGACTATTCTCCAGATGGTGGCAAATATGGAATGTCTGCGACTTCAAGGAGGAGAAACAAGTGCATTCCCAGAACTTCTGTTGGTCCACCAAGCGGGGTCCAGAGGGCTAATAACAAAGCAGGGTCCCACTCAGCAGGTTTCATTTCATGTTTCTCATCAGCTCTGCTTCTGTCTGTATATTTTGTGATCCTGCGCTGACACAGAAGATGGACTTGTTTGTGCTCGTGGTGCAACTTTACTGTTCATTCTCCTGAAACACCCTGTCCCGGCATTTTAAGGAGGCACAAATGGATAACCGAGCGGGGAAACGACTGTCTACTCAGAACTTTTACAGGGATCCACGCGACAGGCTGACGTCAGGGAGAAAACGAATCCCATTGTTTTCATGATGTCAGTGAGAAAAACAACAGGgaaccttttttttttgcctcttcGGCGTCAGTCGCCTCACTGAGTTTATGCACTCATAAAACTGCACAGCCTCATGAAATAATGAGTTAATATTTCATAAAAAAACAGCGAGAGTTAACCCTCTTGATTCAGTAACACTCTGCAAGCACAGCCCCGATCCGTCACTCACACTGAGACAGCTGTCTATAGCTGTCGGTCTGTTCGCTCAATAGCACCTTAAGATCTTGAAACAAAGTACTGCAGACACAAAGCGGCAGTGAAATATGTCATCGTGAAGAGTTTTAGCGATAATAGCTGTAATCACTATCAATCTGCTGAAAAATTGGCTTTACTCCCACGTTCCACTGTGGTTTTAATGCAAGGCTGTATCCTTGGCATCCTAAAAGAATGCCACTGAAATTGTGACACAACAATGTAACTGCCAGTTCTTTAAACCAGTTCTGTTGAACACTACCATTTATCCTCGCCTTTGCATCCCAACCAAAAAGCCATTCAGAACCAGCCGATCGCTGTAAAAGCCAACCGGTCGCATTGAGCGGACATGAGTGAGTGAAGATTTCTGTGAATCTGTTTGTACAAATGTGGGTGTAACTAAAAAATAAAAGTGAAATAGAAACACTAAAGCCATGTGGGTGGGTTGAAGCAAGACAGCAAGAGTGCCTAATGGGAGCCATTTTCCAATAAAAGCTCATTTAGGCAGGAGAATTTTTCATTCACTTCTCAACCTGCTTGGGAAATGTCGACTTTGTTTCTGCAGGCTCCGGCCCGACTCACGAAACTTCAGATTCACTCTAACAGATATGCACTTTCCTCTGTAATCCTGCAGAGGCTATGTACCATTCAAACTCAATCCGAAACAAAGGTTTCATGAACTGGGAAGTGACTCAGAAGAGGCAAAACAAGCTGAAAAACCACTAAAAGcctctctcttcctctttttttgtgtattttctgaTCCACAAGAGACGAATTGTTGAGCCTGATTGGGGAGTTGGATTATATTGCTGCTAGGTCTAAAGAGAGAATGGctcgtggggggtgggggggcatccTCATGAATCATATGGACAGAGAGGACTGAGGGGTCGCGGCGCCTCTCTTTAACTGGA from Nothobranchius furzeri strain GRZ-AD chromosome 10, NfurGRZ-RIMD1, whole genome shotgun sequence includes the following:
- the LOC107386906 gene encoding reticulon-4 receptor-like 1; amino-acid sequence: MFRRGYGGVELLLVLWGLDLSLPCPRDCICYTSPSTVSCQAHNFHAVPEGIPAQSERVFLQNNKIQRLLRGHFSPTTTMLWLYSNNISYIQPSTFHGFDRLEELDLGDNKHLKAIASDTFLGLGRLHALHLYHCGLVSLPPGIFAHLNNLQYLYLQDNQLEFLEDDLFIDLVNLSHLFLHGNRLWSLRQNTFRGLGVLDRLLLHQNVIQWVDRQAFHDLTRLTTLYLFNNSLTELSGSTLSLLPALEYLRLNSNPWECDCKALSLWDWLRRFRGSTSSLVCVSPPELSGRDMKTLKKEELPSCLSSKGHGHGTSGGEMEHGESLNHLNRHRNHHNHHQRPYLPHGDQYSLPSPSPLPRPPKGSRKNCTRRGRKAKGGLNEVQVLLEGSDKDYSPDGGKYGMSATSRRRNKCIPRTSVGPPSGVQRANNKAGSHSAGFISCFSSALLLSVYFVILR